A stretch of the Phaeodactylum tricornutum CCAP 1055/1 chromosome 15, whole genome shotgun sequence genome encodes the following:
- a CDS encoding predicted protein, whose protein sequence is MTRGKTYGCGDRVMHIRLGLFLLLSLMFQYATAQQECSPACGPYGRCSNVVRTCTGRDCEKACRCKAGFAGADCSIPFTLCEDTVNPAGTATVCYNGGSCLEAGHYDGVTKEDVWWCDCSTAYTSTGTAFAGHQCEFPHGVSCETGLTESSYAFCVNGGSCLETIAPGSPHPGCRCVGQFEGRHCQYAAGTAPEKELTYTDATRAFTDGDDGISAGVVFILVALVLAVVAGAIFLVLRRGRRNASNKEMDTNNAPQLDDLQLTSFVEHKPEQVGMESMDAIPLEDVDVDGSERTEII, encoded by the coding sequence ATGACACGAGGCAAAACGTATGGATGTGGAGACCGGGTAATGCACATTCGACTCGGCCTGTTCCTATTACTCTCCCTAATGTTTCAGTACGCGACCGCCCAACAAGAGTGCAGCCCCGCCTGTGGACCTTACGGTCGCTGCTCTAATGTCGTTCGGACCTGCACAGGTAGAGACTGCGAGAAAGCGTGTCGATGTAAAGCGGGGTTCGCCGGTGCTGACTGCTCCATACCGTTCACGCTGTGTGAGGATACCGTGAATCCGGCGGGCACCGCCACGGTCTGCTACAACGGCGGCAGCTGTCTAGAGGCGGGTCACTACGATGGCGTCACGAAAGAGGATGTGTGGTGGTGCGATTGCAGCACGGCCTATACAAGCACTGGTACCGCCTTTGCGGGGCACCAGTGCGAGTTTCCGCACGGAGTTTCCTGCGAAACTGGTCTCACCGAATCGTCCTACGCCTTTTGCGTGAATGGTGGCTCTTGTCTGGAGACGATTGCGCCCGGATCTCCGCATCCCGGCTGTCGGTGTGTGGGGCAATTTGAAGGCCGCCACTGTCAGTACGCTGCGGGAACCGCACCAGAGAAGGAGCTCACCTATACGGATGCGACGCGGGCCTTTAcggatggcgacgacgggaTTAGTGCCGGCGTTGTATTTATCCTGGTTGCCCTGGTGCTGGCTGTGGTAGCCGGCGCGATCTTTTTAGTGCTTCGACGCGGCCGGAGGAATGCTTCGAATAAGGAAATGGATACCAATAACGCACCACAATTGGATGATCTACAGCTCACTTCCTTTGTGGAACACAAACCGGAACAAGTCGGAATGGAAAGTATGGACGCGATTCCTCTGGAGGATGTGGATGTGGATGGATCAGAACGAACCGAGATTATATAG